The Polynucleobacter necessarius genome has a window encoding:
- the cls gene encoding cardiolipin synthase, whose protein sequence is MNIINFLLGSFFGEPFIWVPIAHIIIVILFGFRLISVRRPVGVVLAWFLIVVLFPLIGISLYILIGERPVGRKFARKIIRMDKEYAAITEAMRKRYQADKQLLPIEGRALSLLAEAKNGSPVIAGNQIELFTNSLEILQYFVDEINQAKKTLHLEFYIWALGGDADRVGEALIAAAKRGVTCKVLLDSLGSKDWFKSTWPKRFRNAGIQVTEALPIQVGRFQFRRADLRLHRKIFVIDNTIVWIGSMNMVDPRTFKQDSGVGEWVDAMVRIEGPVASQFELTFSFDWSVDNPRVTHFSNIVPAASPLEGKVLAQEFSSGPVYRDDILYQVLLSAIMDAREELTITTPYFGPDDGLIQALMTAAGRGVKVTLIVPKLNDSTLVAWSSRSFYSDLMSAGVNIAEFHGGLLHTKSMLIDKRVAIFGSVNFDQRSLRLNFEISLIVYNDEFCAKLETLIESYLAKSDMVNPATWAKRPHWHVLLENAAHLTSPLL, encoded by the coding sequence ATGAACATTATTAATTTTTTACTCGGATCTTTTTTTGGCGAACCCTTTATTTGGGTCCCAATAGCGCACATCATTATTGTGATTCTGTTTGGATTTAGATTAATTTCAGTGAGAAGACCAGTTGGCGTTGTACTAGCCTGGTTTCTGATTGTGGTTCTATTCCCCTTAATTGGTATTAGCCTCTATATCCTCATTGGTGAGCGTCCCGTTGGTCGAAAGTTCGCTCGAAAAATTATTCGCATGGATAAAGAGTACGCTGCCATCACCGAAGCGATGCGCAAACGCTATCAGGCTGATAAACAACTTCTGCCAATTGAAGGTAGGGCCTTGAGTCTCTTGGCAGAGGCTAAAAATGGTTCGCCAGTAATCGCCGGCAATCAGATCGAACTCTTTACGAATTCCCTAGAAATCTTGCAGTACTTTGTTGACGAGATTAATCAGGCCAAGAAAACATTGCATTTGGAATTCTATATATGGGCTTTAGGCGGTGATGCAGATCGTGTCGGCGAGGCTTTAATCGCCGCGGCTAAGCGCGGCGTAACTTGTAAAGTGCTATTGGATTCTTTAGGTAGTAAAGACTGGTTTAAATCGACTTGGCCTAAGCGCTTCAGAAACGCTGGTATTCAAGTAACTGAAGCCTTGCCTATTCAGGTTGGTCGCTTTCAATTTCGTCGTGCTGACTTAAGGCTACATCGCAAGATATTTGTGATCGACAACACCATCGTTTGGATCGGCAGTATGAATATGGTGGATCCGCGTACTTTTAAACAAGATTCGGGTGTGGGTGAATGGGTAGATGCGATGGTCAGAATTGAAGGGCCTGTAGCATCTCAGTTTGAGCTGACATTCTCGTTTGACTGGAGTGTTGATAATCCCAGGGTTACGCACTTCAGCAATATAGTTCCGGCAGCTAGTCCACTAGAAGGGAAGGTATTGGCTCAAGAGTTTTCCTCCGGGCCGGTATACCGCGACGATATCTTGTACCAAGTATTGCTTTCAGCCATCATGGATGCCCGTGAAGAGCTCACCATTACTACGCCTTACTTTGGCCCTGACGATGGTTTGATTCAGGCGCTGATGACGGCAGCTGGTCGTGGTGTGAAGGTAACCCTGATTGTCCCTAAGTTAAATGACTCGACATTGGTTGCTTGGAGTAGTCGCAGTTTCTATTCTGATCTCATGAGTGCCGGTGTGAATATTGCTGAATTTCATGGCGGTCTATTGCATACGAAAAGCATGCTGATAGACAAGCGGGTTGCCATTTTTGGCTCAGTGAACTTTGATCAGCGCAGCTTGCGTCTCAATTTTGAAATTAGCTTAATCGTATACAACGATGAATTCTGCGCCAAGCTCGAAACCTTGATCGAGTCTTACTTGGCAAAATCAGATATGGTAAACCCAGCAACTTGGGCTAAGAGGCCGCATTGGCATGTTCTGCTGGAGAATGCGGCTCACCTGACATCACCCTTGCTTTAA
- a CDS encoding endonuclease/exonuclease/phosphatase family protein, which yields MTQSKLGRFSVMTMNVHKGLSPLHRKSTIYELRQKMRSHHPDLLFLQELQQEHRGRIRRFGQWPLTELTHFLSEDFWHDWHYGKNVEYPDGHHGNAILSKRPLHKGENYDISAYRFERRGLLHSVTQLEGVATPIHCFCVHLALFERGRERQLSEIIGYIDSLANGGPTIVAGDFNDWRNRVSAPMQAADFNEVFEALTGAPAKTFPSVKPMLPMDRIYVRSLKIHSAEVMHEWLKLSDHLGIAAELEIL from the coding sequence ATGACGCAAAGTAAGTTGGGCCGCTTTAGCGTCATGACCATGAATGTGCATAAGGGGCTATCACCTTTGCACAGGAAGTCGACTATCTATGAGCTGCGCCAGAAAATGCGTAGTCATCATCCGGATTTACTATTTTTACAAGAGCTCCAGCAGGAGCATCGCGGGCGAATTAGGCGCTTTGGTCAATGGCCTTTAACAGAGCTCACCCACTTTTTATCCGAAGACTTTTGGCATGATTGGCATTACGGTAAAAACGTCGAATATCCAGATGGGCATCATGGCAATGCAATTCTGTCTAAGAGACCTTTGCATAAGGGCGAAAATTACGATATCTCTGCTTATCGATTTGAACGGCGCGGTTTGCTTCATAGCGTCACACAGCTAGAGGGTGTAGCAACACCGATTCACTGTTTCTGTGTACACCTGGCCTTATTTGAACGCGGACGAGAACGTCAATTAAGTGAAATTATTGGTTACATTGATTCATTAGCAAATGGCGGTCCTACTATTGTGGCTGGCGACTTTAACGATTGGCGTAACCGCGTGAGTGCACCGATGCAGGCTGCCGATTTTAATGAGGTATTTGAGGCGCTTACTGGCGCCCCCGCAAAAACCTTTCCTAGTGTGAAGCCTATGCTTCCGATGGATCGAATTTATGTACGGAGCTTAAAAATCCATTCTGCGGAAGTGATGCATGAATGGTTGAAGCTATCTGATCACTTAGGTATTGCAGCGGAACTTGAGATTTTATGA
- a CDS encoding ABC transporter permease, protein MVYLLLSRTGPLGVWGWLFTKGMILAQTLLTTPLIAALSRQILEDSWRIHRDSFMALRLPRMASLKWLIWDCRFSLTIAVLAGLARAISEVGAVMIVGGNIDQSTRTMTTAIALETSKGDLPLALALGIVLLGIVLLANLFTFVVRQIAERRYG, encoded by the coding sequence GTGGTCTACCTCCTACTCTCGCGCACAGGGCCTTTAGGGGTATGGGGATGGCTTTTTACAAAGGGCATGATCCTTGCCCAAACACTGCTCACAACCCCTTTAATTGCAGCTCTAAGCCGCCAAATTTTGGAAGATTCCTGGAGAATTCATCGGGATTCCTTTATGGCTCTTCGCTTACCCAGAATGGCCTCCCTCAAATGGCTGATTTGGGACTGTCGCTTCTCACTGACCATTGCCGTCCTGGCTGGACTAGCTAGAGCAATATCCGAGGTTGGAGCCGTCATGATCGTGGGCGGGAACATTGATCAATCCACTCGAACCATGACTACAGCAATTGCCTTAGAAACAAGCAAGGGCGACCTCCCTCTTGCGCTTGCCCTAGGGATTGTCTTACTAGGTATTGTGTTGCTGGCCAACCTTTTCACATTTGTAGTTCGCCAAATTGCGGAGCGACGCTATGGTTAA
- a CDS encoding formate dehydrogenase has product MTIKSATAVNEENKPSRRKFFIGAGATVGAVAVASQTTIGNAVIQEIGSTVSGDKEGYQLSAHIRKYYEITLL; this is encoded by the coding sequence ATGACTATCAAATCCGCAACTGCAGTAAATGAAGAAAATAAACCTTCACGCAGAAAGTTTTTTATCGGAGCGGGTGCCACAGTTGGCGCTGTCGCAGTTGCTTCACAAACTACGATCGGCAATGCGGTTATTCAAGAAATTGGCAGTACTGTTTCAGGAGACAAAGAAGGGTATCAACTCTCCGCTCACATTCGTAAGTACTACGAAATCACTTTGTTGTAA
- a CDS encoding molecular chaperone, which yields MSELEKDLKIAEVGDVGLPEDLARADLYGLIARFFLLPPDQELLDQIAASIPEGRSGTDEAPLAQLWDSLVELAKNNPAQAWRDEFDANFISVGKPNVVLNASIYLAGHLNEKPLVEIRRSLDAFGLEAAENITKTEDHISALCEVMRYLIAGDDVEISNLTNQRIFFNDHIRPWYDELCDAIEAIPENHLYHSVAALTREFLAIEGQSFDMI from the coding sequence ATGAGTGAATTAGAAAAAGATCTGAAGATTGCAGAGGTCGGTGATGTTGGCTTGCCTGAGGATTTGGCTAGGGCTGACTTATATGGTTTGATAGCTCGCTTCTTTTTGCTACCTCCTGATCAAGAGCTCCTTGACCAGATAGCAGCATCTATCCCTGAGGGGCGGAGCGGTACTGATGAAGCGCCACTTGCTCAGCTATGGGATAGTTTGGTGGAGTTAGCTAAGAACAATCCCGCTCAAGCATGGAGAGACGAATTTGATGCGAACTTCATTAGCGTTGGTAAGCCAAATGTTGTTCTCAATGCGTCTATTTACTTGGCGGGACATCTCAATGAAAAGCCTTTAGTAGAGATTAGACGGTCCTTAGACGCATTTGGTCTTGAAGCTGCCGAGAATATTACTAAAACTGAAGATCACATATCAGCCTTGTGTGAGGTTATGCGCTACCTCATAGCTGGTGATGATGTGGAGATTTCTAATTTGACGAATCAGCGCATTTTCTTCAATGACCACATTCGTCCCTGGTATGACGAATTGTGCGATGCAATAGAAGCGATCCCAGAAAATCACCTTTACCATTCTGTAGCCGCATTAACACGTGAATTTCTTGCTATTGAAGGGCAGAGTTTTGACATGATTTAA
- a CDS encoding 4Fe-4S dicluster domain-containing protein yields the protein MSDALEVSVLCTEPSPLPLSRDFPVYSGSTKSIEGYLGNFIVQWELENPIDPEMCTRCGACVEVCPSGAINDSFQIDLDKCKSHRKCITACAGIGAINFDRVERNRTAQFDLILDLRSKTHMRMSQTPQGYFSPGTDPLEQSFAANKLLSLVGEFEKPKYFAYNEKVCAHGRNGKVGCNACIDVCSTAAITSLFKNGQGTVEVNPNLCMGCGACSTVCPSGAMRYNYPSVSHQGKEIKTLANVFTQECAKEKKSVSPALLLHTLKAGTNLIDAVGRAAHLNPSRYEGLPSYLIPYGVEHIASTGIDLWLGALSYGFSEVYLLLSGEQDPAYQAALHTQAELCNAILAADGFEARISLIHAAASDDIAPVSMVMGQLRQRGPLAPVCTPATFGLNNQKREALEAVLEHLEKQAKTVLPEAGAPLPASSLLGGLNINKDACTLCMSCVGSCPEGALLDNPDEPKLSFIEKQCVQCGICVTACPEHALSLEPRLLSVEQRKQRVNLNETKPFHCISCGKPFGTLKMVDLMMTKLGAHAAFSGPAMERLKMCSDCRVVDMMKNET from the coding sequence TTGAGCGACGCATTAGAGGTCTCCGTTCTGTGTACTGAACCAAGTCCGCTACCTTTATCGAGAGACTTTCCTGTCTATTCCGGCTCCACAAAGTCGATAGAAGGATATCTTGGAAATTTCATCGTCCAATGGGAGTTGGAAAACCCAATTGATCCGGAGATGTGTACTCGCTGCGGTGCTTGTGTTGAAGTTTGTCCATCGGGCGCAATCAATGATTCATTTCAGATTGATTTAGATAAGTGCAAATCACATCGCAAATGCATTACGGCCTGTGCCGGTATTGGCGCGATCAATTTTGATCGGGTTGAACGAAATCGCACTGCCCAATTCGATTTAATTTTAGATCTACGCTCAAAGACTCATATGCGCATGAGTCAAACTCCCCAGGGGTATTTTTCCCCAGGCACTGATCCGCTGGAGCAATCATTTGCTGCTAATAAATTATTGAGTCTGGTAGGGGAGTTTGAGAAGCCCAAATACTTTGCTTATAACGAAAAAGTTTGTGCACACGGCCGCAACGGTAAAGTTGGTTGCAACGCTTGTATTGATGTTTGTTCAACTGCAGCCATTACTTCCCTTTTCAAAAATGGGCAGGGTACTGTCGAAGTTAATCCAAACTTATGTATGGGATGCGGTGCTTGCTCCACTGTTTGCCCATCAGGTGCGATGCGATATAACTATCCAAGTGTTTCGCACCAGGGTAAAGAAATCAAAACTTTGGCAAATGTTTTTACTCAAGAGTGCGCTAAGGAAAAAAAATCCGTTAGTCCCGCGCTTCTTTTGCATACTCTGAAAGCCGGCACAAACTTAATTGATGCAGTTGGTCGCGCCGCCCATTTAAATCCAAGTCGATATGAAGGATTGCCTTCCTATTTAATCCCCTATGGTGTTGAGCATATTGCTTCAACAGGAATAGACTTATGGTTGGGCGCATTGAGTTATGGCTTTAGTGAGGTTTACTTACTATTGTCTGGTGAGCAAGATCCCGCTTATCAAGCTGCTTTGCACACACAGGCTGAGCTCTGCAATGCAATCTTGGCAGCAGATGGTTTTGAAGCGCGAATTAGTTTGATCCATGCGGCCGCATCCGATGACATTGCGCCGGTTTCAATGGTCATGGGTCAGTTGCGTCAGCGTGGTCCCCTCGCGCCAGTGTGTACTCCTGCTACTTTTGGTTTAAATAATCAGAAGAGAGAGGCGTTAGAAGCAGTTTTAGAGCATCTAGAAAAACAAGCAAAAACAGTCTTGCCTGAAGCGGGAGCTCCTTTGCCAGCCTCTTCATTATTAGGTGGCTTAAATATCAACAAGGATGCATGTACTTTATGCATGTCGTGTGTTGGCAGCTGCCCAGAAGGTGCGCTATTAGACAATCCGGATGAGCCTAAGTTGTCGTTTATTGAGAAGCAATGTGTCCAGTGCGGTATTTGCGTAACCGCTTGCCCTGAGCATGCTTTGAGCTTGGAGCCACGCTTATTAAGCGTTGAGCAAAGAAAGCAGCGAGTCAATTTAAATGAGACCAAGCCATTTCACTGCATTAGTTGCGGGAAGCCCTTTGGGACCCTCAAAATGGTTGACCTGATGATGACCAAGCTTGGCGCGCATGCTGCCTTCTCTGGGCCTGCAATGGAGCGCTTAAAGATGTGCAGCGATTGTCGCGTAGTGGATATGATGAAGAATGAAACATGA